Proteins from one Malaya genurostris strain Urasoe2022 chromosome 2, Malgen_1.1, whole genome shotgun sequence genomic window:
- the LOC131427322 gene encoding voltage-dependent anion-selective channel-like gives MAPPAYSDLGKQARDVFNKGYHFGLWKLDVKTKTSSGVEFNTSGHSNQDNGKVFGSLETKYKVKEYGLNFSEKWNTDNTLTSEVSIENQLVKGLKLSFDGSFAPQTGSKTGRFKTAYSHDKVRVDADVNVDLAGPLVNASGVFGYQGWLAGYQVAFDSQKSKITANNFALGYSTGDFILHTNVNDGREFGGLIYQRCNDRLETGVQLSWATGSNATRFGLAAKYDLDKDASVRAKVNNQSQIGLGYQQKLRDGITLTLSTMIDGKSFNTGGHKIGVALELEA, from the exons ATGGCTCCACCAGCATATTCAGATCTTGGCAAACAGGCTCGCGATGTATTCAACAAAGGCTATCATTTTGGCCTATGGAAACTGGATGTTAAAACCAAGACTAGCTCTGGTGTTGAGTTCAACACCAGCGGTCACTCGAACCAGGACAACGGCAAAGTGTTCGGTTCTCTCGAGACGAAATACAAAGTCAAGGAGTATGGTTTGAATTTTTCCGAGAAATGGAACACGGACAACACACTGACCTCGGAGGTGTCCATTGAAAACCAACTGGTCAAGGgactgaaactatcgttcgatgGTTCATTTGCACCGCAAACCGG AAGCAAGACAGGACGATTCAAGACTGCCTACTCGCATGATAAAGTTCGCGTTGATGCCGACGTGAACGTCGATCTCGCTGGTCCACTGGTGAACGCTTCCGGTGTATTTGGATACCAAGGATGGCTCGCTGGCTACCAGGTTGCATTTGACTCCCAGAAATCAAAGATTACCGCTAACAACTTTGCTCTGGGTTACTCAACCGGTGACTTCATTCTGCACACAAATGT CAACGACGGACGTGAATTCGGTGGTCTGATTTATCAGCGATGCAATGATCGTCTGGAAACTGGTGTACAGTTGTCGTGGGCTACTGGCTCCAACGCCACCCGATTTGGTCTTGCCGCCAAGTACGATCTAGACAAGGACGCAAGCGTTCGTGCCAAGGTTAACAATCAGAGCCAGATTGGTCTTGGTTATCAACAAAAGTTACGCGACG GTATTACTCTGACGCTGTCCACGATGATCGACGGCAAGAGCTTCAATACCGGTGGACACAAGATCGGTGTCGCTCTGGAATTGGAAGCCTAA